In Antechinus flavipes isolate AdamAnt ecotype Samford, QLD, Australia chromosome 3, AdamAnt_v2, whole genome shotgun sequence, a genomic segment contains:
- the PPM1L gene encoding protein phosphatase 1L isoform X2 produces MLEKLTVSYDEAGTTCLIALLSDKDLTVANVGDSRGVLCDKDGNAIPLSHDHKPYQLKERKRIKRAGGFISFNGSWRVQGILAMSRSLGDYPLKNLNVVIPDPDILTFDLDKLQPEFMILASDGLWDAFSNEEAVRFIKERLDEPHFGAKSIVLQSFYRGCPDNITVMVVKFRNSSKTEEQ; encoded by the exons GGACCACGTGTTTGATCGCGCTCTTGTCAGACAAGGACCTCACCGTGGCCAACGTCGGTGACTCGAGGGGCGTCCTCTGTGACAAGGATGGCAACGCCATTCCCCTGTCTCACGATCACAAGCCTTATCAgctgaaggagaggaagaggattaAGAGAGCTG GTGGCTTCATCAGCTTCAACGGCTCCTGGAGGGTCCAGGGGATCCTGGCCATGTCCCGGTCCCTGGGGGACTACCCGCTGAAAAACCTCAACGTGGTCATCCCCGACCCCGACATCCTGACCTTCGACCTGGACAAGCTGCAGCCCGAGTTCATGATCCTGGCCTCGGACGGCCTGTGGGACGCCTTCAGCAACGAGGAGGCCGTGCGGTTCATCAAGGAGCGCTTGGACGAGCCCCACTTCGGGGCAAAGAGCATCGTCTTGCAGTCCTTCTACAGGGGCTGCCCCGACAACATCACCGTCATGGTGGTCAAGTTCAGGAACAGCAGCAAAACGGAGGAGCAGTGA